The following are encoded in a window of Methanococcus voltae genomic DNA:
- the acs gene encoding acetate--CoA ligase: MKTGDKYILLEKMSPLQKEALDNPEKFWGEQAKCLDWEKTWSKVLNWDYPNAEWFVGGKLNACYNCVDRHIKGNRRNKAAIIWEGEDGSCEVLTYYELYRQVNMFANVLQNLGVEKGDVVAIYMPMMTEAVVAMLACARIGAVHNTVFSGFSSEALSERIDNSKAKVLVSTNTLYRRGKKIDLKGIVDKSALNCNSLNNVIYVPRGDEDIALSFGRDYLWDELMAGARNRVEPEIMDSNDPLFILYTSGTTGSPKGVVHATGGYLTYATKTMDWTWGIEDTDVFWCTADIGWITGHSYVVYGPLSLGSTIVIYEGAIDYPEPDRLWKIIEKHGVTILYTAPTAIRMLMKYGEKWVKNHDLSTLRLLGTVGEPINPRAWKWYYSVVGDKNCPICDCYWQTETGGHVIYPPNGIQTIPLKPGSATFAGVGIEADIVDKDGKSVPPNTKGNLIIKKPWPGMLKGLWNDPERYKASYWNKIPGVFATSDYAIKDDDGYIWILGRADEVLNVAGHRIGTAELEHELVSNPMVAESAVIGKPDEVKGEVPVAFVTLNPEYVGRPKEELKKELIQYIRDTMGPIAIPSIIFFVSKMPKTRSGKIMRRILKKLVVGEEIGDISTLEDTTSVDEIKQQLKGSKTFNK; encoded by the coding sequence GTGAAAACTGGGGATAAATACATATTATTGGAAAAAATGAGTCCTCTTCAAAAAGAAGCACTAGATAACCCTGAAAAGTTTTGGGGCGAGCAGGCCAAATGTTTAGATTGGGAAAAAACTTGGTCTAAAGTATTAAATTGGGATTACCCGAATGCAGAATGGTTTGTAGGCGGAAAATTAAATGCTTGCTATAACTGTGTAGATAGGCATATTAAAGGCAATAGAAGAAACAAAGCGGCAATAATTTGGGAAGGAGAAGACGGCAGTTGTGAAGTGCTTACATACTATGAATTATACAGACAAGTGAATATGTTTGCAAATGTACTTCAAAACTTGGGCGTAGAAAAAGGAGACGTAGTTGCCATATATATGCCAATGATGACAGAAGCTGTTGTAGCAATGCTTGCTTGTGCAAGAATTGGGGCAGTACATAACACAGTATTCTCAGGTTTCTCTTCAGAAGCACTTTCGGAGAGAATAGACAATTCAAAAGCAAAAGTACTGGTTAGTACGAATACACTATATAGACGTGGTAAAAAAATAGATTTAAAGGGCATTGTAGATAAATCAGCTTTAAACTGTAACTCATTAAATAACGTAATTTACGTACCTAGGGGAGACGAAGATATCGCACTTTCATTTGGTAGAGATTACCTCTGGGACGAATTAATGGCAGGAGCACGTAATAGAGTTGAGCCTGAAATAATGGATTCAAATGACCCATTGTTTATATTATATACTAGTGGTACAACAGGTAGCCCTAAAGGTGTAGTTCACGCTACAGGTGGCTATTTAACTTATGCTACTAAAACAATGGACTGGACATGGGGTATTGAAGATACTGATGTATTTTGGTGTACTGCAGATATCGGATGGATTACAGGACACTCCTATGTAGTATATGGTCCTCTTTCATTAGGTTCAACGATTGTAATTTACGAAGGTGCGATTGATTATCCAGAACCTGATAGACTTTGGAAAATTATCGAAAAGCACGGTGTAACCATATTATACACTGCACCTACTGCAATCAGAATGCTCATGAAATACGGTGAAAAATGGGTTAAAAACCATGATTTGTCCACACTTAGACTTTTGGGTACTGTGGGAGAGCCAATTAACCCAAGAGCTTGGAAATGGTACTATTCAGTAGTCGGAGATAAAAACTGTCCAATTTGTGACTGTTACTGGCAAACTGAAACTGGTGGACACGTTATTTATCCACCAAATGGTATTCAAACAATTCCTTTAAAACCAGGATCTGCAACGTTTGCAGGAGTGGGCATTGAAGCTGATATCGTAGATAAAGATGGTAAAAGCGTTCCACCAAATACTAAAGGTAATTTAATTATCAAAAAACCATGGCCGGGTATGTTAAAAGGTTTATGGAACGACCCTGAAAGATACAAAGCTTCATACTGGAATAAAATACCTGGAGTATTTGCTACATCCGATTACGCTATTAAAGATGACGATGGATACATATGGATATTGGGAAGAGCTGACGAGGTACTCAATGTAGCAGGTCATAGGATAGGTACTGCAGAGCTTGAACACGAGTTAGTTTCAAATCCGATGGTTGCAGAGTCCGCAGTTATTGGTAAGCCTGATGAAGTTAAAGGAGAAGTACCTGTTGCTTTCGTAACGCTTAATCCGGAATATGTTGGTAGACCTAAGGAAGAGCTTAAAAAAGAGCTTATTCAGTATATAAGAGATACAATGGGACCTATTGCTATTCCTTCAATAATCTTCTTCGTTAGCAAAATGCCTAAAACCCGAAGTGGTAAAATTATGCGTAGAATTCTTAAAAAGTTGGTTGTTGGCGAAGAAATAGGGGACATAAGTACCCTTGAAGATACAACTAGCGTAGATGAAATAAAACAGCAATTAAAAGGTTCTAAAACATTTAATAAATAA
- a CDS encoding V-type ATP synthase subunit B, translating to MDAMQKTIEYTSVSRIAGPLMVIEGIEGVSYGEIVDITTPNGEKRTGQVLEANEEVAVVQVFEGTTALNTSETKVRFTGETAKLGVSMDMLGRVFDGAGKPIDKGPEIISEEKIDINGSPLNPVSRASPNAFVQTGISTIDGTNTLVRGQKIPIFSGSGLPHNMLAAQIARQAKVRGEGEQFAVVFAAMGITSEESNYFIEEFRKTGALEKAVVFINLADDPAIERIITPRIALTTAEYLAYEKGMHVLVILTDLTNYCEALREIAAARNEVPGRRGYPGYMYTDLASLYERAGRVKGKQGTVTQIPILTMPHDDITHPIPDLTGYITEGQIVLSRELNRKGIYPPVDVLPSLSRLMGNGIGEGKTRDDHSKVINQAYAAYAEGRGLRDLVAVVGEEALTDRDRAYLKFAQAFEDRIVTQGVDEDRNIEETLDYVWDILAILPMEELKRISEDLIEKYHPNFRK from the coding sequence ATGGATGCAATGCAAAAAACCATAGAGTATACATCAGTTTCAAGAATTGCTGGTCCTTTAATGGTTATTGAAGGAATCGAAGGTGTTTCATACGGGGAAATCGTAGATATCACAACACCAAACGGCGAAAAAAGAACAGGACAGGTTTTGGAAGCTAACGAAGAAGTAGCAGTTGTTCAGGTATTTGAAGGTACAACAGCTTTGAACACTAGCGAAACAAAAGTTAGATTCACAGGCGAAACAGCTAAATTAGGCGTTTCAATGGATATGTTAGGTAGAGTTTTCGATGGTGCAGGTAAACCAATCGATAAAGGTCCAGAAATCATTTCTGAAGAAAAAATCGATATTAACGGTTCACCTTTAAACCCTGTATCAAGAGCTTCACCAAACGCTTTCGTTCAAACAGGTATTTCAACTATCGACGGTACTAACACATTAGTTAGGGGTCAAAAAATCCCTATCTTCTCCGGTTCAGGTTTACCTCACAACATGTTAGCTGCTCAGATTGCAAGACAAGCTAAAGTTAGGGGAGAAGGAGAACAGTTCGCGGTTGTATTCGCAGCAATGGGTATCACAAGTGAAGAATCAAACTACTTCATCGAAGAGTTCAGAAAAACAGGAGCTTTAGAAAAAGCAGTTGTTTTCATTAACTTAGCTGACGACCCAGCTATTGAAAGAATCATCACACCAAGAATTGCTTTAACCACAGCTGAATACTTAGCTTACGAAAAAGGAATGCACGTTTTAGTTATCTTAACAGACTTAACAAACTACTGTGAAGCTTTAAGAGAAATTGCAGCAGCAAGAAACGAGGTTCCAGGTAGAAGAGGTTACCCAGGTTACATGTACACCGACTTAGCTTCATTATACGAAAGAGCTGGTAGAGTTAAAGGTAAACAAGGAACAGTTACTCAGATACCTATTTTAACAATGCCTCACGATGATATTACCCACCCAATCCCAGACTTAACCGGTTACATTACCGAAGGTCAGATTGTATTGTCAAGAGAATTGAACAGGAAAGGTATCTACCCACCAGTAGACGTTTTACCTTCATTATCCAGATTAATGGGTAACGGTATCGGCGAAGGAAAAACAAGAGACGACCACTCAAAAGTTATTAACCAAGCTTACGCTGCTTACGCAGAAGGTAGAGGTTTAAGAGACTTAGTTGCTGTTGTAGGGGAAGAAGCACTTACAGACAGAGACAGAGCTTACTTAAAATTCGCTCAAGCTTTCGAAGACAGAATTGTAACACAAGGCGTAGACGAAGACAGAAACATCGAGGAAACACTCGACTATGTATGGGATATCTTAGCTATCTTACCTATGGAAGAGCTTAAGAGAATCTCTGAAGACTTAATCGAAAAATACCACCCAAATTTCAGAAAATAA
- a CDS encoding V-type ATP synthase subunit F: protein MKIGVVGDSDMITGFRLAGLTEVYDVSNTDEALEAITKLEENKEIGLIVTTERIGESIRDSISRMKTTIVEVPDKKGPIVRENDPVKVLVRNAVGVELK, encoded by the coding sequence ATGAAAATAGGTGTAGTTGGAGACTCCGACATGATTACAGGGTTCAGGCTTGCTGGTCTTACAGAAGTGTATGATGTTTCAAACACTGACGAAGCACTCGAAGCAATTACTAAACTCGAAGAAAACAAAGAAATAGGATTAATCGTTACAACCGAAAGAATTGGTGAATCAATCAGAGATTCAATATCAAGAATGAAAACCACAATCGTTGAAGTTCCTGATAAAAAAGGTCCAATTGTAAGGGAAAACGACCCTGTTAAAGTACTCGTGAGAAATGCAGTTGGTGTTGAGCTTAAATAA
- a CDS encoding ATP synthase subunit A, protein MVVGKITKIAGPVVVAEGMKGSQMYEVVKVGNEGLTGEIIQLTEDEAIIQVYEETAGMQPGEPVEGTGAPLSVELGPGMLKAMYDGIQRPLNAIEDATNSIYLPRGVSVPSLSRDAKWCFKPTAKVGDKVVGGDIIGTVEETASIVHKIMVPVNVNGTIKEIKEGEFTVEETVAVVETANGDKDVIMMQKWPVRQPRPNKEKLPPVIPLITGQRVEDTFFGLAKGGASAIPGPFGSGKTVTQHQLAKWSDVDIVVYIGCGERGNEMTEVIEEFPHLDDLKTGNKLMDRTVLIANTSNMPVAAREASVYTGITIAEYFRDMGFGVLLTADSTSRWAEAMREISGRLEEMPGEEGYPAYLSSKLAQFYERAGRVDCLGSDDRKGFVCIVGAVSPPGGDFSEPVTSNTLRIVKVFWALDANLARRRHFPAINWLTSYSLYIDDIAGWWKENTSADWRALRDEAMNLLQKEAELQEIVQLVGPDALPERERVILEIARMLREDFLQQDAFNEIDSYCSPMKQYTMLKVIMTYYNKALDAVAKGANPAEISKVTVKADIARMKYVEEQEFLNKKAPEMISKMDAELSKLI, encoded by the coding sequence ATGGTCGTCGGTAAAATTACTAAAATCGCCGGTCCTGTTGTTGTTGCTGAAGGTATGAAAGGCTCACAGATGTACGAAGTTGTTAAAGTAGGTAACGAAGGATTAACTGGGGAAATTATTCAGTTGACTGAAGATGAAGCTATTATCCAGGTTTACGAAGAAACAGCTGGTATGCAACCTGGAGAACCTGTAGAAGGAACAGGTGCTCCGCTTTCAGTTGAATTAGGTCCAGGTATGTTAAAAGCAATGTACGATGGTATTCAAAGACCATTAAACGCAATTGAAGATGCTACAAACTCAATTTACCTCCCAAGAGGGGTAAGTGTACCTTCTTTATCAAGAGATGCAAAATGGTGCTTCAAACCAACTGCAAAAGTTGGCGACAAAGTTGTAGGTGGAGACATCATTGGTACAGTTGAGGAAACAGCTTCAATCGTACACAAAATCATGGTGCCTGTAAACGTTAACGGTACAATCAAGGAAATCAAAGAAGGCGAATTTACCGTTGAAGAAACCGTAGCAGTTGTAGAAACAGCAAACGGTGACAAAGACGTTATCATGATGCAAAAATGGCCTGTAAGACAACCAAGACCAAACAAAGAGAAATTACCTCCTGTAATTCCTTTAATCACTGGTCAAAGGGTAGAAGACACATTCTTTGGTTTAGCAAAAGGTGGTGCTTCAGCTATCCCTGGTCCATTTGGTAGTGGTAAAACAGTTACACAACACCAATTGGCTAAGTGGTCAGACGTGGACATTGTGGTTTACATCGGTTGCGGTGAAAGAGGTAACGAGATGACTGAGGTTATCGAAGAGTTCCCACACTTAGACGATTTAAAAACAGGAAACAAATTGATGGACAGAACCGTATTAATTGCGAACACATCAAACATGCCGGTAGCTGCTAGGGAAGCTTCAGTTTATACAGGTATCACAATTGCAGAGTACTTCAGAGATATGGGTTTCGGTGTTTTATTAACAGCTGACTCAACATCAAGATGGGCAGAAGCAATGAGAGAGATTTCTGGTAGATTGGAAGAAATGCCTGGTGAAGAAGGTTACCCTGCATACTTATCATCAAAATTAGCTCAGTTCTACGAGAGAGCTGGTAGAGTTGACTGTTTAGGTAGCGATGACAGAAAAGGATTCGTTTGTATCGTTGGTGCAGTTAGCCCTCCTGGTGGTGACTTCTCTGAACCAGTTACCTCAAACACCTTGAGAATCGTTAAGGTATTCTGGGCGTTAGACGCTAACTTGGCAAGAAGAAGACACTTCCCTGCTATCAACTGGTTAACAAGTTACTCCTTGTACATCGACGATATCGCAGGATGGTGGAAAGAAAACACAAGTGCAGACTGGAGAGCTTTAAGAGACGAAGCTATGAACTTGCTCCAAAAAGAAGCAGAGTTACAAGAAATCGTTCAATTAGTTGGTCCTGACGCATTACCTGAAAGAGAAAGAGTTATCTTAGAAATTGCAAGAATGTTAAGAGAAGACTTCTTACAACAAGATGCTTTCAACGAAATTGACAGCTACTGTTCACCTATGAAACAGTACACAATGTTAAAAGTTATTATGACATACTACAACAAAGCTCTTGACGCAGTTGCAAAAGGTGCAAACCCAGCAGAAATCTCAAAAGTTACTGTTAAAGCAGATATTGCAAGAATGAAGTATGTTGAAGAACAGGAATTTTTAAACAAAAAAGCTCCAGAAATGATTTCAAAAATGGACGCTGAATTAAGCAAATTAATCTAA
- a CDS encoding V-type ATP synthase subunit E encodes MGAEKITSKIKEDAKIKADSIVADAQAKYEATIAEAKEEAEKRKQAILRKGEKEAEMAENRILADARLSSKKKLLEERENTIQMTLEKLEEDLMKLPQKDEYKDILTGMVIKGVLSIGGGELTLEMNKNDFELIGDETLWKLEKEVEEKLNIVTVLKKGEPIDIIGGCIVKSADGTKVSDNSLESTFKRNLDSVRAKIADLLF; translated from the coding sequence ATGGGAGCGGAAAAGATAACTTCCAAAATTAAAGAAGATGCAAAAATAAAAGCTGATTCAATCGTAGCTGACGCACAAGCTAAATACGAAGCAACAATCGCAGAAGCTAAAGAAGAAGCTGAAAAAAGAAAGCAAGCTATTCTTAGAAAAGGAGAAAAAGAAGCAGAAATGGCTGAAAACAGAATTTTAGCTGATGCAAGATTATCCTCAAAAAAGAAATTGCTTGAAGAAAGAGAAAATACAATTCAAATGACACTCGAAAAATTAGAGGAAGATTTAATGAAATTACCTCAAAAAGATGAATACAAAGACATCTTAACAGGTATGGTAATTAAAGGCGTTCTCTCAATCGGTGGCGGAGAATTGACACTCGAAATGAACAAAAATGACTTCGAATTAATCGGTGACGAAACTTTGTGGAAACTCGAAAAAGAAGTCGAAGAAAAATTGAACATTGTAACAGTCTTGAAAAAAGGCGAACCAATCGACATAATCGGCGGATGTATTGTTAAATCAGCAGATGGTACAAAAGTATCCGACAACAGTCTTGAATCAACATTCAAAAGAAATTTAGATAGTGTAAGAGCAAAAATAGCAGATTTATTATTCTAA
- a CDS encoding V-type ATP synthase subunit K (produces ATP from ADP in the presence of a proton gradient across the membrane; the K subunit is a nonenzymatic component which binds the dimeric form by interacting with the G and E subunits), with product MVFENPLLLGAIGAGLAVGIAGLGSGIGAGITGASGAGVLAEDPKQFSKVIVFQALPQTQGLYGFLVAILILFVFKTAPEWAMLAAGASVGLAGLSAIGQGIAAAAGLGAVSEDASIFGRAMVFSVLPETQAIYGLLVSILLLVQVFTGPGAETIAAIGAGLGVGFAGLSGIGQGITAAGAIGATARDTSVMGRGLVLAVMSETFAIFGLLIAILIMLGIMF from the coding sequence ATGGTATTTGAAAATCCATTATTACTCGGAGCTATAGGTGCTGGTTTAGCAGTAGGTATTGCAGGTTTAGGTTCAGGTATAGGTGCAGGTATCACTGGAGCAAGTGGTGCAGGTGTCTTAGCAGAAGACCCAAAACAATTCAGTAAAGTTATCGTATTCCAAGCGTTACCGCAGACACAAGGTCTCTACGGTTTCTTAGTTGCGATTTTAATATTATTCGTTTTCAAAACAGCTCCTGAATGGGCAATGTTAGCAGCAGGTGCGAGCGTTGGTTTAGCTGGTTTATCAGCTATCGGTCAAGGTATTGCAGCAGCAGCCGGTTTGGGTGCAGTTTCAGAAGATGCAAGTATTTTCGGTAGGGCTATGGTTTTCTCCGTACTTCCGGAAACACAGGCTATCTACGGTTTATTAGTATCAATCCTTTTATTAGTTCAAGTGTTCACTGGACCAGGTGCTGAAACAATTGCAGCAATCGGTGCTGGTTTAGGTGTAGGTTTCGCTGGTCTTTCAGGTATTGGTCAGGGTATTACCGCAGCTGGTGCAATCGGTGCTACAGCAAGAGATACATCAGTTATGGGTAGAGGTTTAGTTTTAGCTGTTATGTCAGAGACATTCGCTATCTTCGGTTTATTAATTGCTATCTTAATCATGCTCGGTATCATGTTCTAA
- a CDS encoding V-type ATP synthase subunit I gives MRPARMSKIRAVILDEKVDAVVRQLHKSGLVELYDLTAKLEDAEWKTIVKSSSSAEYGRNVASLMIKVNKTLDLFSNVADKEKVTLGTMLNPVLPTKKNVTFESAEEALNYVENVVNSVESEVSEPAARLSELESKETALENLKENVSYLTDFDYDIKDLGMGEYTYVTAGILNKAVFSEFEADLDQLTEGCISIAAGKTFIDEDGKTEKLPVIIAMLKDYAEVAGAELRKHGFDRFDINAEGTPSSVLNNAVSELNTVKSEIKSTVDKLKALGKKWNDELLVTYEILENEKDRAESYSSMGMTERTYLVEAWAPKFDVNKAKEIIESASEGYAVVEIDEPDVDESEIPVKLNNSKFFKPFEMLTEMYSMPKYNEIDPTVLLLPTFILFYGIMLTDAFYGVLLTIAGLILQHRIGKVSEGAYNLGYILKLSGIVTIVAGILTGSYLGDFALQFLGFDIFQTALALVNPLGASVYISEASPLFEFFGVSINNGPIAILLFSIILGIAHLFVGMYLGFKDTLKNVGFLDAFLNQGMWMLLILAIIFTSLTGNGMVTVGVLVPVMLLSMYKGFKNGGVLDAMLGALDITGFLGNVLSYARLLALCLSTGGLAMAVNIMAGLLDKSVPVVGVILAVLMLIGGHAFNFSMNGLGSFIHSLRLHYVEFFGQFYEGGGKKFIPFKAKKEYTE, from the coding sequence TTGAGACCCGCAAGAATGAGCAAAATTAGGGCTGTCATCTTGGATGAAAAAGTGGATGCTGTTGTTAGACAACTCCATAAAAGCGGGCTCGTGGAGCTTTACGATTTAACTGCCAAATTAGAAGATGCTGAATGGAAAACAATTGTTAAATCATCATCATCTGCAGAATACGGTAGAAATGTAGCTTCACTTATGATAAAAGTGAATAAAACACTTGATTTGTTCTCAAACGTTGCAGACAAAGAAAAAGTAACATTAGGTACTATGTTAAACCCTGTGTTACCTACAAAGAAAAACGTAACCTTTGAATCCGCAGAGGAAGCATTGAATTATGTTGAAAATGTTGTAAACAGCGTTGAAAGCGAAGTATCAGAACCCGCAGCCAGGTTATCAGAACTTGAAAGCAAAGAAACCGCACTTGAAAATTTAAAAGAAAATGTTAGTTACTTAACCGACTTTGATTATGATATCAAAGACCTCGGAATGGGCGAATACACCTACGTAACAGCAGGTATTTTAAATAAAGCGGTATTTAGCGAATTCGAAGCAGACTTGGACCAGTTAACCGAAGGATGTATATCCATTGCAGCTGGCAAGACTTTTATTGACGAAGACGGCAAAACTGAGAAATTACCTGTAATAATCGCAATGTTAAAAGACTATGCTGAAGTTGCAGGCGCAGAACTCAGAAAACACGGTTTTGACAGATTTGATATTAATGCAGAAGGTACACCTTCAAGTGTATTGAATAACGCAGTTAGCGAATTAAACACCGTTAAAAGCGAAATCAAGTCAACTGTCGACAAATTAAAAGCATTAGGCAAAAAATGGAACGATGAATTACTCGTTACATATGAAATATTAGAAAATGAAAAAGATAGGGCTGAATCTTACTCATCAATGGGTATGACTGAAAGAACCTATTTAGTCGAAGCTTGGGCTCCTAAATTTGACGTAAACAAAGCTAAGGAAATTATCGAAAGTGCTTCCGAAGGCTATGCTGTAGTTGAAATTGACGAACCTGACGTAGATGAATCAGAAATTCCTGTTAAATTAAACAACTCAAAATTCTTTAAACCATTTGAGATGTTAACAGAAATGTACTCAATGCCTAAATATAATGAAATTGACCCAACAGTATTATTGTTACCTACATTCATATTGTTCTATGGTATCATGTTAACAGATGCTTTCTACGGTGTATTACTCACTATAGCAGGTTTAATATTACAACATAGAATCGGTAAGGTAAGTGAAGGTGCTTATAACTTAGGTTACATTTTAAAATTATCTGGTATTGTTACAATAGTTGCAGGTATTTTAACTGGAAGCTACTTAGGTGACTTTGCATTACAGTTCTTAGGATTTGATATATTCCAAACAGCACTTGCATTGGTTAATCCATTAGGTGCAAGCGTTTACATTAGCGAAGCAAGTCCATTATTCGAGTTCTTTGGTGTTTCAATCAACAATGGTCCTATAGCTATTTTGTTATTCTCAATCATATTGGGTATAGCTCACTTGTTTGTAGGTATGTACCTTGGATTCAAAGATACACTTAAAAACGTTGGTTTCCTTGACGCATTCTTAAACCAAGGTATGTGGATGTTATTAATCCTTGCGATTATATTTACGTCACTTACAGGTAATGGAATGGTTACAGTAGGCGTTTTAGTGCCAGTTATGTTATTAAGCATGTACAAAGGATTTAAAAACGGCGGAGTACTCGACGCAATGTTAGGTGCTTTAGATATTACAGGTTTCTTAGGTAACGTGTTATCTTACGCAAGGCTTTTGGCTTTATGTTTATCAACCGGTGGTTTAGCAATGGCTGTAAACATTATGGCAGGTTTACTCGACAAATCAGTACCTGTTGTAGGTGTTATCTTAGCTGTGTTAATGCTCATTGGTGGACACGCATTTAACTTCTCAATGAATGGTTTAGGTTCATTCATCCACTCATTAAGACTTCACTATGTGGAATTCTTCGGACAATTCTACGAAGGCGGTGGAAAGAAATTTATTCCATTTAAAGCTAAAAAAGAGTACACTGAATAA
- a CDS encoding V-type ATP synthase subunit C, translating to MNDAVSLIENFMNSPDVFITLLVLGFIIVFMVIIIYLIRYLSETAPYAYVNARVRSMESRLLDENKINELIESAGTTELINQLEDSDYGPYLLDALGNENDPTFAEKALDTHLAHLYEALAHMSPEGAKKILKLFEMKFDVKNIKTLLRAKFVGLNAEQTYSLLVPLGSLKDKLRELCETKSVEELASSLEGYEFSKLLSEGLTDYEQTKRLTTMELALDKFILENLWKNVSINGTEKDLFKEYVGTLIDVENLKVILKGKADKLSSEIVLKYVTETGYELASWKLKELAEADSIDGVISGLDSTKYAPLLTHALEEYQKTNSIYEFEKVFDDYVVSTGKKLSLRQPFGVGPIIGLITSKEAEIRKLKIIIKGKIEGLSATDIRKLMA from the coding sequence ATGAATGATGCAGTATCATTAATTGAAAACTTTATGAATTCACCTGATGTCTTTATCACATTGTTGGTTCTTGGCTTTATTATTGTCTTTATGGTTATTATTATCTATTTAATTAGATATCTTTCAGAAACTGCACCATACGCTTACGTTAACGCAAGAGTTAGAAGTATGGAATCTAGATTACTCGATGAAAATAAAATAAACGAGTTAATCGAATCAGCAGGAACAACTGAATTAATCAACCAATTAGAAGATAGTGATTACGGACCTTACTTATTAGATGCATTAGGTAATGAAAACGACCCAACATTTGCTGAAAAGGCGTTAGACACACATTTAGCTCATTTGTACGAGGCTCTCGCACACATGTCACCAGAAGGTGCAAAGAAAATCTTAAAATTATTTGAAATGAAGTTTGATGTTAAAAACATTAAAACATTATTAAGAGCTAAATTTGTAGGCTTAAATGCTGAACAAACATATTCATTATTAGTACCTCTCGGAAGTTTAAAGGATAAATTAAGAGAGTTATGCGAAACAAAATCCGTAGAAGAACTTGCAAGTAGCTTGGAAGGTTACGAATTTTCAAAATTACTTTCAGAAGGATTAACTGACTACGAACAAACCAAAAGATTAACAACAATGGAATTGGCTTTAGACAAATTTATTCTTGAAAATCTCTGGAAAAACGTATCAATCAACGGAACTGAAAAAGACTTATTCAAGGAATATGTGGGTACATTAATCGACGTAGAAAACTTGAAAGTTATCTTAAAAGGTAAAGCTGATAAATTATCCTCAGAAATAGTTTTAAAATACGTTACTGAAACAGGTTACGAACTTGCTTCATGGAAATTAAAAGAACTCGCAGAAGCTGACTCAATCGATGGTGTAATTAGTGGTTTAGATAGTACTAAATACGCTCCATTGTTAACACACGCTCTCGAAGAATACCAAAAAACCAATTCAATCTACGAATTTGAGAAAGTATTTGACGATTACGTAGTTTCAACTGGTAAAAAGCTATCTCTCAGACAGCCATTTGGTGTAGGGCCAATTATTGGATTAATCACTTCAAAAGAAGCTGAAATAAGAAAATTAAAAATTATTATTAAAGGAAAAATTGAAGGATTATCCGCTACAGACATCAGAAAATTAATGGCTTAA
- a CDS encoding MarR family winged helix-turn-helix transcriptional regulator has translation MTKLPERSENNSINHLLYSIKTELCKKCNQSFKELGVTGSQFNVLEVLWYKDGITQSEIQRYLGIKASSVSNLIDHLEKKELIERVFDENDSRVKLIYLTKKGLELKEKGFEKCNAQTKMILSGFSDDEESKLKDYLKRLISNLGNE, from the coding sequence ATGACTAAATTACCCGAAAGGAGCGAAAATAATTCAATTAATCACTTGCTTTATTCCATTAAGACCGAATTATGCAAAAAATGTAACCAATCATTCAAAGAATTAGGGGTTACTGGCTCACAATTTAATGTTTTAGAAGTCTTATGGTATAAAGACGGCATAACTCAATCAGAAATACAGCGTTATTTGGGCATCAAGGCTTCATCTGTTTCTAACTTAATTGATCATTTAGAAAAAAAGGAGCTTATCGAAAGAGTTTTTGATGAAAATGATTCAAGAGTTAAATTAATTTATTTGACTAAAAAAGGGTTAGAACTTAAAGAAAAAGGTTTCGAAAAATGTAACGCCCAAACAAAAATGATATTATCTGGATTTTCAGATGACGAAGAATCCAAATTGAAAGATTATTTAAAAAGGTTAATATCTAATTTAGGAAACGAATAA